The genomic region GTTTTGACTTAGGGAGACCTGGTTAACTGTGCCATTACTAGCTGTGGAGCCTTGGGTCAGTTGCTTAATTGTTCTAGGCCCCTAGTATCTCAcatttaaaatggggatattatATGCCTACTTCAAGTGCTTGTGTGGTCATTGACAAATGGGAAAGCACTATGCACAGTATTTGGCATCTAGTGGGCACTTGGTAAATATTTCCCTTCCCATCATGTTGGCTTTTAGCCAACATCAACTAGCCTTAGTGCCTAATGAGTGATGGCTCTATTTAGCTAGCATGGCTCTGTTTAGCTCTATATTTTCATGGTGCCCTCAATCCCATGCTACCCTGAGATTGACCATAGGGGCCTCTCAGCACCACCCAGGTAAGGGGAGCCCACGATGTGGCCAGAAACAGTAGTAACATGGTCCCTGGACTAATCTCTTCCCAGGACGAGAAGCTCACTGTGACCCAGGACCTCCCTGTGAACGATGGAAAACCTCATATCATCCACTTCCAGTATGAGGTCACCGAGGTGAAGGTCTCTTCCTGGGATGCAGTCCTGTCCAGCCAGAGCCTGTTTATAGAAATCCCAGATGGAGTATTAGCTGATGGGAGCAAAGAAGGGtaaggagcaggggctgggggaagggaaggagcaactggggaaagaagtcccatTCCAGAGAAAGGGACACGCTTACTGGGGAGAACCGAACAGTAGGGAGTCTGCCTTCTTCCCTAGCTCTAGGCCTCCCAAGCAGATACCATTTTGAAACAGGTTATTTTTACCCAGTAAAACAGGCCTGCTGTAGCTTATAATTAAAGCAGATTTATCACATTAACCAAATCCCTGTCATTAATCGCTCCATGGTTCATTCTTCCCAGCAGACATTAAATCCTTCTTGAGCCACCATACAGTGGTGCAGTTCAAAaggccaggaagctcagagatcCGATGGGATTTCATTGTATGGGCGAGGCCTCCCAAGCAAGTCAGGTGTGTGGGAAACAGTCCTGAGGACAGAGTTCTCTTGAGTGGTTCCAACCTCTTGAAGAACTTCTTTTTGGCAGTGTTAGGGCTCAAGAGTCCCTCTCAGCGGCAGGTAGTCATCAAACTTGGCAACTTTGGAAGGCCCCTGAAAAACTGGGTTCTCTTCCTAGGCCCCATATGTCTTGTGAACTGTATTAAGTTGGTCAGAGGAAGAACCCCTATTCCAGAAGAGATAATccagttacatttttttaaattaatccttacctgaggatattttttccattgagctttagagagagtggaaggaagggggaaagagaaacaccaatgtgagagagacattgattggttgcctcctgcagcgTGCCTCagttggggctggggattgagcctgcaactgaggtacgtgcacTTGatgagaatcgaacccagggctcTTCAGTTCAAGAGCTGAcactaactactgagccaaaccagctagggctccaaaaacatttttcttacagATTGTAGCTTATTTTTTCTGAATTCAGAGCTCCTGGGGTCTTGCAATAGAAACTCCCTGAAGTTTCTCTATAATGTGGCTGTAAGCCTCAAAAAGCCTTTTGTGTGAGTAGGTAGGTGGGAAGTCTAGAGAGGTGGTAGTGGGCCtgacttttctttccttcttgcaGATTGTTAGCACTGCTAGAGTTTGCGGAAGAGAAGATGAAAGTGAACTACGTCTTCGTCTGCTTCAGGAAGGGCCGGGAAGACAGAGGTGAGGAGTTCAAGCAGCCTGAGACCTACTTCCCAGAAAATGGGTCTTGGGAGGGGCAAGGGGGTTCCTGTACAGTGAGGTGGGGCTCTTGAGTTGGCCACACAAACCTGGGCAGTCATGGGGGGTAGTGCCCAAAGGGTCTTCTATTCAAGGACTAGTGCCTTTtcattccatttttgttttgggtttttccTTCATTTGACCCTACCCTTGTGTTTCTTATGAAAATCCTTTTTACACTCTTGTCTTTTGCAGCTCCACTCCTGAAGACCTTCAGTTTCTTGGGCTTTGAGATTGTACGTCCAGGCCATCCCTGTGTACCCTCTCGGCCAGATGTGATGTTCATGGTTTACCCCCTGGACCAGAACTTGCCCAATGAGCACTAATGGTCAGAGGATGCTTTGCCCAAGAGCCACAGTGGGGAAAGAGGGAAAGTTAGGCAGCcctgggacagaggagggggCCCCTCGCTGTCTAGGGAAGGACGCTGAGGGGCTCAGAGTGAGGGTTGCCTATTGTGTTCTTGGAGTTGACTCGTTGAAATTGTTTTCCATAAAGAACAGTATAAACATATTATTCACATGTAATCACCAATAGTAAATGAAGATGTTTATGAACTGGCATTAGAAGCTTTTTAAACTGCGCTGTGTGATGTGCTCTATCTAGCCTAGGGGGAGGACATTGCCTAGAGGGGGAGGGACTATCTGGGTCTGGGGCAAGACCTAGAGGGTTGGTGGGTAGCACTGTCAGGCTCAGGCTCCCCAGCTATTGGgctttctttttggtttttaagacgtgtgtattttctttccttgctTCCTGTCACCCCAGGGGCTCCCGAGTGTAGGCTTTGCAGCCCCATGCGCAGCAGTGTCCTCGAGTTGTTTTTTGACGCTCCACCTGGGCTTCTCTGTGTGCATTAGTGTCCGGCCTGGAGAAAACAGGTCTGACCCCCTCTTTCTTTACAGCTTCGTGTTATTCTGGCATTTGGTTAAACTGGCTTAATCTGTTAAATGTTATCAGTGCATTTTGAATAGGGGCATTCAAGTTCACTCCCACCACCAGGGCTTTCTTTGGGGTGCCTGGGCCCTATAAAAGACTAGCAAAACTCCAATTCTCAGATCATGGCCAGGAGCTGTTGCTACTGGCTGCATGGCCTAGGCCCCAGCACGTCTCCTTCCTAGGGTCACaaagagcagagaggaagaggaatagCGActcagggcctgggattgagGGGGGAATCTGTTCCTAAGGACTGGATGCCTCTGCTTGGCTGAGTGTAGTGCTAActgtacccccctccccccagcaggttGTGAATACTGCCCGAGACCCTGCTCCACAGGGCCTGGGGGTGAGACTGGGGTTGTAGAGGTGGCCTGCCCTTTTCTGTTTTCAAGGTACAGCTTGTTCTAaggggagaagaagggggagagatcttGTCTGGGTGAGGGGAATGGGGGTGTCAGGGAGGCAAGTGTGTTGTGTTACAATGTCAATAAACTGATTTAAAGTTGTGGTTGGTCTGTTCTCTATTCCTGCACCAGGACCAGCTTCCCACCACTGCTGTCTTTCGAGTCTAGAGCCTGACCTCGTAGGGGGGTGATGCATGCTTCTCAGGTAAAAAGCTGCAGTGCGCCAGGGCAGATGAACCAGCCGAGGTCTCTGGAGCCACATTACACTGTAAAATGTGGGGTTGCTAGGAGTCTGGGACATATTGCCAGAAGCCCTTAGAGAGTCAGGTGTACACAGCAGCTTCGTCCAGAACAGAGGCTGTACACCCAGGAGTCAAGTTCTTCGTAGGCCTTTTGTAGAGAAGGCTGGTCCTGGAACCAGGTTCTGGCTTTTGCGCCGACTGACGCTCCCATTCCTGGAGGTGTCTGAAGGAAGCAGCACACGCCTTAGGAAGAAGGTTTTCTCCCTTTGGAGCCGAGTGCCCTGAGGCATGGCTGCCATCCTGATGGAGGCATACCCCCAGTCTGATGATGGATAAGCTCTCAGTGGCATTGAAAGGGCCACTTCACAGATGACCTCTTAATTTGTCAAGGGCTTATTACCATTTCTTTCCtcttgcttctgttttctcaggTGAAGTGTGGGCTTGTTCTACCTCCTAGAGCTTTGGACCTATCTTCTGCTGAACTGTGGCTGTCTTTACTTTCTTTGagtctttggcccattttaatATTGTTCTTTGTGAAACTTGTTTTCACACTGGGCCAAGTCATTAACCGTGGACCCTCCCTGGTATTCATGAAAAGAAGTGAGCTTAGCACCTTACCCCTCCACAGTTATTAGTGGAAGGTCAGCCTAGAGACATTCAATTGAAATAAGGACCTGAAGATGTCTCCACTGAGCAGATACCCCCTAGAGGCAGCATAAAGGCGGTGACTGAAACGAACGAGATTTAGAGCAGATTACGTGAATGCTAACAATGGCCAAGTTAATGTAGGCAGTTCCGATTTCAGATGTTAAAGTCAAACCCAAGGAATCTACAAGACTGGTGAAAAACCAAGACAAGACTCGGCCCTTTATTATCCCCAAAGCTAGCAGAGTGGACAGGAAACATCAGATTTTGCTGCCATCTACTGGTGGATCCTCTTAAACACAGCCAGAATTGGATAAAATCAGAAACCCAGACAGTTAAGAATTCCCTTTCAAAAAGATAAGACCACTAAGAGGAAAGAAACATGGTAAATCCCCCAAATCTGCACTCCAATTAAAGCAACTTAGAAGGTAGACTATTTTGGGGGATGATGGAGTTGGGGAGGGGAGATAATGTGAAAGGCAAACTAGTCTAAATTTAAGAACAGGGACATTAAAaactttattcaataaatacaacaaataatttaaaaatatacttcaatTCCAAACCCAATTAAGAAAAGGAAGCagcaagaaaggggaaaaaacgGAGGGGAGGAGAAAATCATGGAAAGGAGAAAGTTCAAGAGGTGGAACAATGATTGGGTTGGGCTGTTTCCGAATGTACCACCCTTTGAAATTCTGATCAAATGCTCTTGACCCATAAACATTTAGGGCTTGTTCTGATGGGGTGGGCAGCCATAGGAATCCACCAGCAGGGAACGATTCTCTGGTATCTGGATTAGAGCACCCTGGAGGCTGGAATTGGGGGGTTTTAAGGAGTTtcccactcttcctaaaaaacCATCTGTTCTAACTCCCAGGCAGGTTGAAATAGTGCAAACTCTTAGGCAAAGAGCTCCCCGCTGCATAGTTTCACAGGTAAGTATCCAAAACCAGGGTTTCTGGGACGTCCCAGAGTACCCAGGAGTCCAAAGCCACTTGGGTGAATGGGATCTAAGGGGAAGGAAGACAGGAGAGGCCAGGGCACAGGTTAAAGCTTCTGGGTAAGGCAGTGGCCAAGCTGGAAAACACTGCTGGGCAGGAAGGATTGCGGGGTAGGTAGTCTGGACATTGGATTCAACAACTTGCCATCAGCCAGGGAAGGTGGAGCTGAGGATGCATATGGAACAGGACCAGGAAGATAAGGAAAgctgagagagaatggaaaggtggggaggagggaggaggagacagctcAGCAGCAAACTCCAGGAGAAATAACCAGCAGCCCTCACAGATTTGTGATTGTCtcttaaaaagatttatttttctcttcttgcctGAATGTACAAAGGCAAAAAGAGTAcagtttgtatatatatatatttatatatatatataaaaaaacaaggaACTTGGTAATGTACACTTTACATAAGGGAAGAATCAGGAAGACTGAAATTAAATCCAACAGAGCAACGCCAATGGAACAAAAGCTAT from Eptesicus fuscus isolate TK198812 chromosome 5, DD_ASM_mEF_20220401, whole genome shotgun sequence harbors:
- the OAZ2 gene encoding LOW QUALITY PROTEIN: ornithine decarboxylase antizyme 2 (The sequence of the model RefSeq protein was modified relative to this genomic sequence to represent the inferred CDS: deleted 1 base in 1 codon), translated to MINTQDSSILPLSNCPQLQCCRHIVPGPLWCSDAPHPLSKIPGGRGGGRDPSLSALIYKDEKLTVTQDLPVNDGKPHIIHFQYEVTEVKVSSWDAVLSSQSLFIEIPDGVLADGSKEGLLALLEFAEEKMKVNYVFVCFRKGREDRAPLLKTFSFLGFEIVRPGHPCVPSRPDVMFMVYPLDQNLPNEH